In Ancylobacter pratisalsi, one DNA window encodes the following:
- a CDS encoding substrate-binding protein — MAGVFAAGLLTGPALAADDTITIGIPVGLSGANSVVAPSVVQASELAVEEINAKGGILGKKVVLEVADDASGAAGAQKAYDSLIFQKKVDAIVAMETSAARNAGLPIVNRGKIPYIYTSFYEGRSCNPYMYINAWVPEQQVAPIVDFFNKEGANTYFLIGSDYAFGRGMLAFTKEYIEKAGGKVVGDEYAPMDATDWTAILAKVKAANPDAIITSTAGGAPNVTLTKQLRAAGIKALYGNLAVDEGTAKSMGPDAEGIYIAGSYFTNIDTPANKAFLAAMEKKFGAELRTPNELSVPQYEAVYAYKAAVEKAGTTEAAKVIPALAEVAVEGPRGTIVMNKQRHAPLTMYLGQVKGDGSVSIMSTFENVDPGEQCPKLK; from the coding sequence ATGGCCGGCGTGTTTGCCGCCGGCCTGCTCACCGGGCCGGCGCTCGCCGCCGACGACACCATCACCATCGGCATCCCCGTCGGCCTGTCCGGCGCCAATTCGGTGGTCGCGCCCTCCGTCGTACAGGCTTCGGAGTTGGCGGTCGAGGAGATCAACGCCAAGGGTGGCATCCTGGGCAAGAAGGTGGTGCTCGAAGTCGCCGATGACGCCTCCGGTGCGGCCGGCGCGCAGAAGGCTTATGACTCACTGATCTTTCAGAAAAAGGTAGATGCGATCGTTGCAATGGAGACCTCGGCCGCCCGCAATGCCGGCCTGCCAATCGTCAACCGCGGCAAAATCCCCTATATTTACACATCGTTTTACGAAGGGCGCTCCTGCAATCCCTACATGTATATCAATGCGTGGGTGCCTGAGCAGCAGGTTGCCCCGATTGTAGATTTCTTCAACAAGGAAGGTGCCAACACCTATTTCCTGATCGGCTCGGACTACGCTTTCGGGCGCGGCATGCTGGCCTTCACCAAGGAATATATCGAGAAGGCCGGCGGAAAGGTGGTTGGCGACGAGTACGCCCCAATGGACGCCACCGACTGGACCGCCATCCTCGCCAAGGTGAAGGCCGCCAATCCCGACGCCATCATCACCTCCACCGCCGGCGGCGCGCCGAATGTGACGCTGACCAAGCAGCTGCGCGCGGCGGGCATCAAGGCGCTCTATGGCAACCTCGCCGTGGATGAGGGCACCGCCAAGTCCATGGGCCCCGATGCCGAGGGCATCTACATCGCCGGCTCCTACTTCACCAATATCGACACCCCGGCCAACAAGGCCTTCCTCGCCGCGATGGAGAAGAAGTTCGGGGCGGAGCTGAGGACGCCGAATGAACTCTCGGTGCCGCAGTATGAAGCGGTCTACGCCTACAAGGCGGCGGTAGAAAAGGCCGGCACAACCGAGGCCGCCAAGGTGATCCCGGCGCTGGCCGAGGTCGCGGTGGAAGGCCCGCGCGGCACCATCGTCATGAACAAGCAGCGCCACGCGCCCCTCACCATGTATCTCGGCCAGGTGAAGGGCGACGGTTCGGTCTCCATCATGTCGACCTTCGAGAATGTCGATCCCGGCGAACAGTGCCCGAAGCTGAAGTGA
- a CDS encoding HNH endonuclease has translation MTEQRTGAHARSRPIVLTPALAERFWQKVDVSGGPHACWLWKGARCSNGYGHISAPRPLRTTWKAHRVSYLLNKGDPIGWCVCHRCDVPMCVNPAHLFLGTVKDNTADMLAKGRPTCLGSRRYPRLAQSVLRGEQIASAKLTASQVSEIRARAAGGANSTELGVLYGVDSSTVRQIVRREIWRHVE, from the coding sequence ATGACCGAGCAACGGACGGGCGCGCACGCCCGCAGCCGGCCGATCGTGCTCACCCCGGCGCTGGCCGAACGGTTCTGGCAGAAGGTGGACGTCTCAGGCGGGCCTCATGCCTGCTGGTTGTGGAAGGGGGCACGCTGCAGCAACGGCTATGGACATATCAGCGCGCCGCGCCCTCTTCGGACAACGTGGAAGGCGCATCGGGTCTCCTACCTGCTGAACAAGGGCGATCCCATCGGCTGGTGCGTCTGCCATCGTTGCGACGTGCCGATGTGCGTCAATCCCGCTCATTTGTTTCTAGGGACCGTAAAGGACAACACCGCCGATATGCTGGCGAAGGGCCGTCCGACATGCCTGGGATCGCGACGGTATCCCCGGCTGGCCCAGTCAGTTCTGCGAGGAGAGCAAATCGCAAGCGCTAAGCTGACGGCGTCACAGGTTTCGGAGATCCGGGCGCGGGCCGCCGGTGGCGCCAACAGCACCGAGCTGGGGGTGTTGTATGGGGTGGATTCCAGCACCGTTCGACAGATCGTTCGCCGGGAGATTTGGCGCCACGTCGAATAG
- a CDS encoding ABC transporter ATP-binding protein codes for MNALSVDNLSSGYAGAVVLREVSLSLAPGEILAVLGKNGMGKSTLLKAVMGFLPKMTGTVAISGSEATRLSPHRVARLGVGYVAQEKALFQDMSVEENLRLAVRRPDFEAALAEVEASFPFLLQRLKQRAGTLSGGEQKMLLMARSLATGAKLLLVDEITEGLQPSVIDRLAGVIRSARDRHGTTMLLVEQHLPFALAVADRWAVLDRGEIAEMGAASEPDARARVLKHLSV; via the coding sequence ATGAACGCCCTCTCGGTCGACAACCTCTCCAGCGGCTATGCCGGCGCGGTGGTGCTGCGCGAGGTCAGCCTCTCCCTCGCGCCGGGCGAAATCCTCGCCGTGCTCGGCAAGAACGGCATGGGCAAGTCCACCCTGCTGAAAGCAGTAATGGGTTTCCTGCCGAAGATGACCGGCACGGTGGCCATATCCGGCAGCGAGGCGACGCGCCTCTCCCCGCACCGCGTCGCCCGCCTCGGCGTTGGCTATGTGGCGCAGGAAAAGGCGCTGTTCCAGGACATGAGCGTGGAGGAAAACCTCCGCCTCGCCGTGCGGCGGCCCGACTTCGAGGCGGCGCTCGCCGAGGTGGAGGCCTCCTTCCCCTTCCTGCTGCAACGCCTCAAGCAGCGCGCCGGCACGCTCTCGGGCGGCGAACAGAAAATGCTGCTGATGGCCCGCTCGCTGGCCACGGGAGCGAAGCTGCTGCTGGTGGACGAGATCACCGAGGGGCTCCAGCCCTCGGTGATCGACCGCCTGGCCGGCGTCATCCGCAGCGCCCGCGACCGCCACGGCACCACCATGCTCTTGGTCGAGCAGCATCTGCCCTTCGCCCTAGCGGTGGCCGATCGCTGGGCGGTGCTGGATCGCGGCGAGATCGCCGAGATGGGCGCCGCCTCCGAGCCCGACGCCCGGGCTCGGGTGCTGAAGCATTTGAGCGTGTGA
- a CDS encoding nitrilase family protein, with protein sequence MPVSSLVRVACIQMEPRFGDTNANVAHSLDLIARAADDGATLVVLPELANTGYVFDTREEAFALAETIPDGPTCLAWAKIAKERGLHIVAGITEREGTALYNSAVVIGPEGHIGTYRKMHLWGNENLFFEPGNNGFPVFQTPLGRIGVAICYDGWFPETYRLQALQGADIVCVPTNWVPIPGQAEGREAMANILAMGAAHSNSLYIACADRIGTERGQPFEGQSLIISYTGWPAAGPASRDGEEIVSAEIDLGAARRARNWNDFNQVLRDRRTDIYAEMLGSDISRGWY encoded by the coding sequence ATGCCGGTTTCCAGCCTTGTCCGCGTCGCCTGCATCCAGATGGAGCCGCGCTTCGGCGACACCAACGCCAATGTCGCTCATTCGCTTGATCTCATCGCTCGGGCGGCCGATGACGGCGCCACGCTGGTCGTGCTGCCGGAGCTGGCCAATACCGGCTACGTGTTCGACACCCGCGAGGAAGCCTTCGCCCTGGCCGAGACCATCCCGGACGGACCGACCTGCCTCGCCTGGGCTAAGATCGCCAAGGAGCGCGGCCTGCATATCGTCGCCGGCATCACCGAGCGCGAGGGCACCGCGCTCTACAACAGCGCGGTGGTGATCGGGCCTGAAGGCCATATCGGCACCTATCGCAAGATGCATCTGTGGGGCAACGAGAACCTGTTCTTCGAGCCCGGCAATAACGGCTTCCCGGTGTTCCAGACCCCGCTGGGGCGCATCGGCGTCGCCATCTGCTATGATGGCTGGTTCCCCGAGACCTATCGCCTGCAGGCGCTGCAGGGCGCGGACATTGTCTGCGTGCCGACCAACTGGGTGCCGATCCCCGGCCAGGCCGAGGGGCGCGAGGCAATGGCCAACATCCTCGCCATGGGCGCCGCCCATTCCAACTCGCTCTACATCGCCTGCGCCGACCGCATCGGCACCGAGCGCGGCCAGCCCTTCGAGGGGCAGAGCCTCATCATCAGCTACACCGGCTGGCCCGCCGCCGGCCCGGCGAGCCGCGACGGCGAGGAGATCGTCTCCGCCGAGATCGACCTCGGCGCCGCCCGCCGCGCCCGCAACTGGAACGACTTCAACCAGGTGCTGCGCGACCGGCGCACCGATATTTATGCCGAGATGCTCGGTTCCGACATTTCCCGGGGCTGGTACTGA
- a CDS encoding urease subunit beta, with product MYLTAREQERLLVFLAAQLAQRRRDSGLPLNMPEARALIADAVFEGARNGRSVSELMSLGRSILSESDVMEGVRELVDTLMVEPFLPDGQKLVCVHDPITADGMGKVDAFTNRWRLAADAIEINLGRASFSTLVRSLADRPIQVGSHFHFFEVNQALEFDRRRAFGFRLDIPAGTTIRFEPGDEKTVDLVTIGGRREVHGLNRLTEGSLDDPAIRERAFERAAARGYRGI from the coding sequence ATGTATCTGACAGCAAGAGAACAGGAGCGGCTGCTTGTTTTCCTCGCCGCCCAGCTGGCGCAGCGTCGGCGCGACAGCGGCCTGCCCCTGAACATGCCGGAAGCGCGGGCACTCATAGCCGATGCAGTGTTCGAAGGCGCCCGAAACGGGAGATCGGTGTCGGAACTCATGTCGCTTGGCAGGTCGATCCTGTCGGAATCGGACGTAATGGAGGGGGTCAGGGAACTCGTCGACACTCTGATGGTCGAACCCTTCTTGCCCGACGGACAGAAGCTCGTCTGCGTACATGATCCCATTACGGCCGACGGCATGGGCAAGGTGGATGCCTTCACCAATCGGTGGCGCCTCGCCGCCGATGCCATCGAGATCAACCTCGGCAGGGCGAGCTTTTCAACCCTTGTGAGGAGCCTCGCCGACCGGCCGATCCAGGTAGGATCGCATTTCCATTTCTTCGAGGTCAATCAGGCGCTCGAATTCGATCGCCGCCGTGCCTTCGGCTTCCGGCTGGACATTCCCGCTGGAACCACCATCCGCTTCGAACCAGGCGACGAGAAGACCGTCGACCTCGTGACCATTGGCGGCCGTCGAGAGGTCCACGGACTCAATAGGCTGACCGAAGGCTCGCTCGACGATCCGGCTATTCGCGAGCGCGCTTTCGAACGCGCGGCGGCGCGCGGCTATCGGGGAATATAG
- a CDS encoding phage major capsid protein — translation MNHMEISRAYESNLRAKDFIRWVMAEGSAETPGEAREIFAARYPHSKNLDLITRDAVPAASSGGSTWGQQLVGINVLVSEYVGVIRPRTVLGRIQGYRKVPFEVRYPIATAGVPAAWVEEGGAIPVRAMAFSEGTMQRSKIGGIVVLTDEIVRSSAPDAEALVEQDITAGIVEFSDGQLLDPTHAGSGNVSPASITYDAPSITASGSDADAVASDLKALLDLITTGMAAPYFIMSRRTATHIASLDNPRWGNITMGPNGGMIWGIPVLTTTEMPKDGESPEGNIIVALDAAELQVADDGAEANVSREASLQMLDNPTGNSVDPAATSVVSLFQTNCIGVMVIRFLRWQMRRAGAVAYIAGVPY, via the coding sequence ATGAACCACATGGAAATCAGCCGGGCCTATGAATCGAACCTGCGGGCGAAAGACTTCATCCGCTGGGTGATGGCCGAGGGAAGCGCCGAAACGCCCGGCGAGGCGCGCGAGATATTCGCCGCCCGCTATCCGCACTCCAAGAACCTGGACCTCATCACCCGCGACGCGGTGCCGGCCGCATCGAGCGGCGGCAGCACGTGGGGACAGCAGCTTGTCGGCATCAACGTGTTGGTGAGCGAATATGTGGGCGTGATCCGGCCGCGCACCGTGCTGGGCCGCATTCAGGGCTACCGCAAGGTGCCTTTCGAGGTGCGCTATCCCATCGCGACGGCCGGCGTGCCGGCGGCATGGGTGGAGGAGGGCGGCGCCATCCCGGTGCGCGCCATGGCCTTTTCCGAAGGCACCATGCAGCGGTCCAAGATCGGCGGCATCGTCGTGCTCACCGACGAAATCGTGCGGTCTTCCGCGCCGGACGCAGAGGCGCTTGTCGAACAGGACATCACCGCCGGCATCGTCGAGTTTTCGGACGGCCAGTTACTCGACCCGACGCATGCCGGCAGCGGCAACGTCTCGCCGGCCTCGATCACCTATGACGCGCCGAGCATCACGGCCAGCGGCTCGGATGCCGACGCGGTGGCGAGCGACCTCAAGGCCCTTCTCGACCTGATCACCACGGGCATGGCGGCGCCGTACTTCATCATGTCCCGGCGCACGGCGACGCACATCGCCAGCCTGGACAATCCCCGGTGGGGCAACATCACCATGGGGCCGAACGGCGGCATGATCTGGGGAATTCCGGTGCTGACCACGACCGAGATGCCGAAGGACGGCGAGAGCCCCGAGGGCAACATCATCGTGGCCCTGGACGCGGCCGAGCTTCAGGTGGCGGACGATGGCGCCGAGGCCAACGTCTCCCGCGAGGCGTCGCTGCAGATGCTCGACAATCCGACCGGCAACTCTGTCGACCCGGCCGCCACGTCCGTGGTGAGCCTTTTCCAAACCAACTGCATCGGCGTGATGGTCATCCGCTTCCTGCGGTGGCAGATGCGCCGCGCCGGCGCCGTCGCCTACATCGCCGGGGTGCCCTACTGA
- a CDS encoding HK97 family phage prohead protease, with protein sequence MDRAARIVRMESRLIVRDVREDMREIEGLATAGVLDRVGDIIEPRGVRVKNPIPLLWQHDHAKPVGTASLMAPTKDGVRFKAKLPHVKNPGALQDRVNEAWDSIKAGIITAVSIGFRPVPGKVEAIANGGMRFMEVEIFELSLVTVPAMPLAEIDMVRGVRVVALDAPGRGRVVKLDKPLRHKNA encoded by the coding sequence ATGGACCGGGCGGCGCGCATCGTGCGGATGGAATCCCGCCTGATCGTGCGGGACGTGCGCGAGGACATGCGGGAGATCGAGGGGCTCGCCACGGCCGGCGTACTCGACCGCGTCGGCGACATCATCGAGCCGCGCGGCGTCCGGGTGAAAAACCCCATCCCCCTGTTGTGGCAGCACGACCACGCGAAGCCGGTGGGCACCGCGTCGCTGATGGCGCCGACCAAGGACGGGGTGCGGTTCAAGGCCAAGCTGCCGCACGTGAAGAATCCCGGCGCGTTGCAGGACCGCGTGAACGAGGCGTGGGACAGCATCAAGGCCGGCATTATCACGGCCGTGTCCATCGGCTTCCGCCCGGTGCCGGGGAAGGTCGAGGCCATAGCCAACGGCGGCATGCGGTTCATGGAGGTGGAGATTTTCGAGCTCTCTCTCGTGACGGTGCCGGCGATGCCGCTCGCCGAGATCGACATGGTGCGCGGGGTGCGTGTGGTGGCGCTCGACGCGCCGGGCCGTGGCCGCGTGGTCAAGCTCGACAAGCCTCTCAGACACAAGAACGCATGA
- a CDS encoding HK97-gp10 family putative phage morphogenesis protein, with product MALIAKMKVEGLADLEKALGQFSKATQRGVLTRVLKKAAKPIENMARNLAPVDSGELRDSIETVVVRGNNAGKAAFASTMRDGGTRADAAAAAHAANAKVAGRGTSATVRVRATAPHAHLAEYGHMATKDGHEFRVDGQPYMGPALRAEDDRAVRVMAADLKTEIEKTARRVAKRAAKKAAGNG from the coding sequence ATGGCACTGATCGCGAAAATGAAGGTCGAAGGGCTGGCGGACCTCGAAAAGGCGCTGGGCCAGTTCAGCAAGGCGACGCAGCGCGGCGTGCTCACGCGGGTGCTCAAGAAGGCCGCCAAGCCCATCGAGAACATGGCGAGGAACCTGGCCCCCGTCGACAGCGGAGAATTGCGGGACAGCATTGAGACCGTCGTGGTGCGGGGCAACAACGCCGGAAAAGCGGCGTTCGCGAGCACCATGCGGGATGGGGGAACCCGCGCAGATGCCGCCGCCGCCGCGCATGCCGCGAACGCGAAGGTGGCGGGCCGGGGCACCTCTGCCACCGTTCGCGTGAGGGCGACGGCGCCGCACGCGCACCTTGCCGAGTACGGCCATATGGCCACGAAAGACGGCCATGAGTTCCGGGTGGACGGACAGCCTTACATGGGGCCGGCGCTGCGGGCAGAGGACGACCGCGCGGTGCGCGTCATGGCGGCGGACCTCAAAACAGAGATCGAGAAGACCGCGCGGCGCGTCGCCAAGCGGGCAGCGAAGAAGGCGGCAGGCAATGGCTGA
- a CDS encoding ABC transporter permease subunit, whose product MTEARRLSLILAVSVLALAAIFAGPYVLDTYSVNVLTRSLLYAAVALTVDLLWGFLGILTFGQSVFFACGAYAAGLVFTHMDFSTSNAFLALGLGVGGALLVAAIVGWLAFWHGASALYASVITLVLPIVATQLLYSGGTFTGSSSGLSGFMSFDLSMEAWFWLSGSFLVGVTTLAYIFVKSDAGRLLVAVRENEQRCKYLGLDTSRLKILVYLACAAIAAIAGYIYAGYAMVVAPELAGFVFGTELVIWTALGGRGTLLGPVFGALIVDYESAQLAGDYPFVWQLIIGTLFVLVIVAFPRGLLPVVFDVPRKLLSLLRPRPTTPATSVTLSTLDPADTQGVEPGEGAALMVAGVVKRFGSLTVLEGIDFEARAGELVSLVGPNGAGKTTLMRCIADGAERTSGSIHVNGYDIGRKPPEACVALGVGRKFQMANVFETLTVAQCLQIARVRHDRPSLWRRAQDLQLPQAAMHVLATTGLDKQLSTPAHLLSHGMKQALELSMVLALEPRVLLLDEPTAGLTKTERMQIGAILIDLAKKQGLCVLLVEHDLDFVREISSRVIVLHQGRIVLDGSVEEVVASELVKQVYAGSGHAGIDHETAPSPSQEMPA is encoded by the coding sequence GTGACTGAAGCGCGCCGCCTTTCCCTCATCCTCGCCGTTTCCGTGCTGGCGCTGGCGGCGATCTTCGCCGGCCCTTATGTGCTCGACACCTATTCGGTGAACGTGCTCACCCGCTCGCTGCTCTATGCGGCCGTGGCGCTCACCGTGGATCTGCTCTGGGGCTTTCTGGGCATCCTCACCTTCGGCCAGTCGGTGTTCTTCGCCTGCGGCGCCTATGCGGCCGGCCTCGTCTTCACCCATATGGACTTCTCCACCTCCAACGCCTTCCTGGCGCTGGGGCTGGGCGTCGGCGGCGCGCTGCTGGTCGCCGCCATCGTCGGCTGGCTCGCCTTCTGGCACGGCGCCTCGGCGCTCTATGCCTCGGTCATCACGCTGGTCTTGCCGATCGTGGCGACGCAACTGCTCTACTCGGGGGGCACCTTCACCGGCTCGTCGAGCGGCCTCTCCGGCTTCATGAGCTTCGACCTGTCGATGGAAGCCTGGTTCTGGCTCTCCGGCAGCTTCCTCGTGGGGGTAACGACGCTCGCCTATATCTTCGTCAAGAGCGATGCCGGCCGCCTGCTGGTCGCCGTGCGCGAGAACGAGCAGCGCTGCAAATATCTCGGCCTCGACACCTCGCGGCTGAAGATCCTGGTCTATCTCGCCTGCGCCGCCATCGCCGCGATCGCCGGCTATATCTATGCCGGCTATGCCATGGTGGTGGCGCCGGAACTCGCCGGCTTCGTCTTCGGCACCGAGCTGGTGATCTGGACCGCGCTCGGCGGGCGCGGCACGCTGCTCGGCCCGGTGTTCGGGGCGCTGATCGTCGATTATGAGAGCGCCCAGCTCGCCGGCGATTATCCCTTTGTCTGGCAGCTCATCATCGGCACGCTGTTCGTGCTTGTCATCGTCGCCTTCCCGCGCGGCCTGCTGCCTGTGGTGTTCGATGTGCCGCGCAAGCTGCTCAGCCTCCTCCGCCCGCGCCCCACGACGCCGGCGACATCGGTGACGCTCTCAACCCTCGACCCCGCCGACACCCAGGGCGTCGAGCCGGGCGAGGGGGCGGCGCTCATGGTGGCCGGCGTGGTCAAGCGCTTCGGCAGCCTCACCGTGCTGGAGGGCATCGATTTCGAGGCGAGAGCCGGCGAACTCGTCAGCCTTGTCGGCCCCAATGGTGCCGGCAAGACCACGCTGATGCGCTGCATCGCCGATGGCGCTGAGCGCACGTCCGGCAGCATTCACGTCAATGGCTATGACATCGGCCGCAAGCCGCCGGAGGCCTGCGTCGCGCTCGGCGTCGGCCGCAAGTTCCAGATGGCCAATGTGTTCGAGACGCTCACCGTCGCGCAATGCCTGCAGATCGCCCGCGTCCGCCATGACCGTCCCTCGCTCTGGCGCCGCGCGCAGGACCTGCAGCTGCCGCAAGCGGCGATGCATGTGCTGGCCACCACCGGGCTGGACAAGCAGCTGTCCACCCCGGCGCATCTGCTCTCGCACGGCATGAAACAGGCGCTGGAACTCTCCATGGTGCTGGCGCTGGAGCCGCGCGTGCTGCTGCTGGACGAACCGACCGCCGGCCTCACCAAGACCGAGCGCATGCAGATCGGCGCCATTCTGATCGACCTCGCGAAAAAGCAGGGCCTGTGCGTGCTGCTGGTCGAGCATGATCTCGACTTCGTGCGCGAGATTTCCTCGCGCGTCATCGTGCTGCACCAGGGTCGCATCGTGCTGGATGGCTCGGTGGAGGAAGTGGTGGCCTCCGAGCTGGTCAAGCAGGTCTATGCCGGCTCCGGCCATGCCGGCATCGATCACGAGACGGCCCCCTCCCCGAGCCAGGAGATGCCGGCATGA
- a CDS encoding branched-chain amino acid ABC transporter permease, translating to MIGQMLDIVTTAAILYAVATGLLLVFGVMKIINFAHGGLMTLGGYAALLTTQAGLNPWLAIPAAALFGGVVGMAIERFVVRPLYNRPLDAILATWGLSIIIGQLITIAFGRGVQFAQSPLNGTLDLWGESYSAYRLALVGIAAVLGVGLTALLQGTRLGLETRAVIMNEDLARGLGINSGLVRFLTFTLGSALAGVAGALITPLSSVDPGMGVPWLVNAFMLVLVSGASLVSLLFACLVLGGAQVLVATHFSSVLGGLTIAVLAAIILRIRPQGFARD from the coding sequence ATGATCGGCCAGATGCTGGACATCGTGACCACCGCCGCCATCCTCTATGCGGTCGCGACCGGGCTGCTGCTCGTGTTCGGCGTCATGAAGATCATCAATTTCGCCCATGGGGGGCTGATGACGCTGGGCGGCTATGCCGCGCTGCTCACGACGCAGGCCGGGCTGAACCCCTGGCTGGCCATTCCCGCCGCCGCGCTGTTCGGCGGCGTGGTCGGCATGGCGATCGAACGCTTCGTCGTCCGCCCGCTGTATAACCGCCCGCTCGACGCCATCCTCGCCACCTGGGGCCTGTCGATCATCATCGGCCAGCTCATCACCATCGCCTTCGGGCGCGGCGTGCAGTTCGCGCAATCGCCGCTGAACGGCACGCTGGACCTGTGGGGCGAGAGCTATTCCGCCTACCGCCTCGCTCTGGTCGGCATCGCCGCCGTGCTCGGCGTTGGCCTCACCGCGCTGCTTCAGGGCACGCGGCTGGGGCTGGAGACGCGCGCGGTGATCATGAACGAGGATCTGGCGCGCGGGCTCGGCATCAATAGCGGGCTGGTGCGCTTCCTCACCTTCACCCTCGGCTCGGCGCTGGCCGGCGTGGCGGGCGCGCTCATCACCCCGCTGTCGAGCGTCGATCCGGGCATGGGCGTGCCCTGGCTGGTCAACGCCTTCATGCTGGTGCTGGTGTCAGGCGCCTCGCTGGTCAGCCTGCTGTTCGCCTGCCTGGTGCTGGGCGGGGCGCAGGTGCTGGTCGCCACCCATTTCAGCTCGGTTCTCGGAGGCCTCACCATCGCCGTGCTCGCCGCCATCATCCTGCGCATCCGGCCTCAGGGGTTCGCCCGTGACTGA
- a CDS encoding helix-turn-helix domain-containing protein, whose amino-acid sequence MKTDEDLIDGLSGIALYLGWSKNRVKHACRDHGLPVFRIGRRVFARKSTITRWLSDLEATISPSNVAPNQPEGGKQLDMFDGSDADG is encoded by the coding sequence ATGAAGACTGATGAAGACCTTATCGACGGCCTTTCAGGCATAGCCCTATATCTCGGCTGGTCGAAAAACCGCGTGAAGCACGCCTGCCGCGATCACGGGTTGCCCGTTTTTCGTATCGGCCGCCGGGTGTTCGCGCGCAAGTCGACCATTACGCGGTGGCTTTCCGATCTGGAGGCAACCATATCGCCCTCCAACGTCGCGCCCAACCAGCCCGAGGGCGGCAAGCAACTCGATATGTTCGACGGCAGCGACGCCGATGGGTAG
- a CDS encoding Rha family transcriptional regulator: MLPVVSVSDGIVIASSLDVAAYFDVDHRAVLLAVDGLLLEAHEVAVAHFREHHGERRHYDMTRGGLALLARSLNGPQVARWRERYLDAFDRQQRAMGQGGALPARQHQPARGPSPAMVPAMPAGAAPLTMSSREIAELLGNRHDNVKRTIDTLAERGIIGRPQFEDRPFTDAQGKSRSEKVYLVGKRDSYVIVAQLSPEFTAALVDRWQKLEEQHAHPAALFNPSDPRVVAAFLAHWHQEASTAQAALADATGALAQIEAAQGSLSITDAAKALSHPVKPFFAKLYRNRWTYRRGGKGDWLAHADRCRAGLMDHRPVTYERDGQRVLGTQAMVTPKGLRVLADRLATDPSWQD; the protein is encoded by the coding sequence ATGCTTCCCGTCGTGAGCGTGTCGGACGGCATCGTGATTGCCTCCAGCCTCGACGTGGCCGCCTACTTCGACGTGGATCACCGCGCGGTGCTGCTGGCGGTGGACGGCCTCTTGCTGGAGGCTCACGAGGTGGCGGTGGCGCACTTCCGGGAGCATCACGGCGAGCGCCGGCACTACGACATGACGCGCGGCGGGCTGGCGCTGCTGGCACGCTCGCTGAACGGCCCGCAGGTGGCGCGGTGGCGCGAGCGCTATCTTGACGCCTTCGACCGGCAGCAACGCGCGATGGGGCAGGGCGGCGCGCTCCCGGCTCGCCAACATCAGCCGGCGCGCGGGCCGTCTCCCGCCATGGTGCCGGCGATGCCGGCCGGCGCCGCGCCGCTCACCATGTCGAGCCGGGAGATTGCGGAACTGCTGGGCAACCGGCACGACAACGTCAAGCGCACCATCGACACCCTTGCCGAGCGAGGCATCATCGGCCGCCCTCAATTTGAGGACCGCCCCTTCACCGACGCGCAGGGCAAGTCGCGGTCGGAAAAGGTCTACCTGGTCGGCAAGCGAGACAGCTACGTGATCGTGGCGCAACTCTCGCCGGAGTTCACGGCTGCGCTGGTCGATCGGTGGCAGAAGCTGGAGGAGCAGCACGCGCACCCGGCGGCGCTGTTCAACCCTTCTGATCCGCGCGTGGTCGCTGCCTTCCTCGCCCATTGGCATCAGGAGGCGTCAACGGCGCAGGCGGCCCTTGCCGACGCCACGGGCGCGCTGGCGCAGATAGAGGCGGCGCAGGGCTCGCTCAGCATCACGGACGCGGCCAAGGCCCTATCGCACCCGGTGAAGCCGTTCTTCGCCAAGCTGTACCGCAACCGATGGACCTATCGGCGCGGTGGTAAGGGCGACTGGCTGGCGCACGCCGATAGGTGCCGCGCTGGTCTGATGGATCATCGGCCCGTGACCTATGAGCGCGACGGCCAGCGGGTGCTCGGGACGCAGGCCATGGTGACACCGAAGGGTCTGCGGGTGCTCGCCGACAGGCTCGCGACGGATCCTTCCTGGCAGGACTGA